Proteins found in one Mytilus edulis chromosome 2, xbMytEdul2.2, whole genome shotgun sequence genomic segment:
- the LOC139511692 gene encoding neuronal acetylcholine receptor subunit alpha-6-like codes for MFAIPWFVILVTVICCNGNYERERLLRQNLSKHYKPEMLPVLDSYHPLQVNVKLYVMALQGLEDKSQVLTVSVFWYFTWKDEIFGWDHYLEYDNISRLTVKASDVWVPEIYIVNDIKDMPIRSYGDNKEYVIVKSNGYMTWFPAKELQTSCSVDVTKYPFDTQACSIRMEAWYHDNKSFFLNTIGTGIEISEVHFVENGEWEILNLSSYPYQNTDYADNSSAYSCIGYTLILKRRYAYHLITIMFPFVILMAINLLVSVIPTECGEKLGFCMSQFLTMIVFLNLIAQNMPSSSLTISNLTFLISLQILISGVTILFVAISIYSQTRKIEDIPSCLVRIMFSPIRYFLQNDSKKCCNQAQDSRNEDFVTWLDINKKINCSLNILLFLNVVATVSIFVFVII; via the coding sequence ATGTTTGCTATACCATGGTTTGTTATTTTGGTAACTGTTATTTGTTGTAATGGGAATTACGAAAGAGAGCGATTACTAAGACAGAATTTGTCTAAACATTACAAACCTGAAATGCTTCCGGTTCTGGACTCTTATCACCCATTGCAGGTAAATGTCAAACTTTACGTAATGGCGCTACAAGGACTCGAAGATAAATCACAAGTTCTAACGGTGTCGGTTTTCTGGTACTTTACATGGAAAGATGAAATATTTGGATGGGATCATTACTTGGAGTATGACAATATATCAAGACTGACAGTAAAAGCCAGTGATGTATGGGTTCCcgaaatatatattgtaaatgatataaaGGACATGCCTATAAGAAGTTATGGAGATAATAAAGAGTATGTAATTGTCAAATCAAACGGTTACATGACTTGGTTTCCAGCAAAGGAATTGCAAACTTCATGTTCAGTTGATGTTACAAAATATCCGTTTGATACACAGGCATGTAGCATTAGAATGGAGGCTTGGTATCATGACAACAAAAGCTTTTTTCTTAACACAATTGGAACAGGAATAGAAATATCAGAAGTCCACTTTGTTGAAAATGGAGAATGGGAAATTCTTAATTTATCATCATATCCATACCAGAACACGGATTATGCAGACAATTCATCCGCTTATTCATGCATTGGTtatactttaattttgaaaagacgATATGCCTACCATTTAATTACAATAATGTTTCCATTTGTAATTTTAATGGCAATTAATTTATTGGTCAGCGTTATTCCAACAGAGTGTGGCGAAAAACTTGGATTCTGTATGTCACAGTTTTTGACAATGATTGTGTTTCTAAACTTGATAGCGCAAAACATGCCTTCCTCGTCATTGACAATATCGAACCTCACATTTCTCATCAGTTTGCAGATTTTGATAAGCGGAGTTACAATTTTATTTGTTGCAATAAGTATTTATTCACAAACCCGAAAAATAGAAGATATACCTTCATGTTTAGTTAGAATCATGTTTAGTCCGATTAGATATTTTCTGCAGAACGATAGTAAAAAGTGTTGCAATCAGGCGCAGGATTCAAGAAACGAAGACTTCGTCACATGGCTTGacattaacaaaaaaattaattgtagtttgaatattttactttttctgaaTGTGGTCGCTACTGTTTCCATATTTGTATTTGTGATTATTTAG